One genomic region from Stutzerimonas decontaminans encodes:
- the moaA gene encoding GTP 3',8-cyclase MoaA has product MPDSQLVDPFGRRIIYLRLSVTDRCDFRCTYCMSEDMVFAPRAQILTLEELYAVADAFISLGVKRIRVTGGEPLVRKGLTGLLERLGARKELEDLAITTNGSQLPSLAPALHAAGVKRLNISLDSLKRDRFAELTRRDRLDQVLEGIEAARSAGFKRIKLNSVVQKGRNDDEILDLVDFAIERGLDISFIEEMPLGSVSSHQRQITFCSSDEVRERIEARHTLVRSSHATGGPSRYWQVAGSETQIGFISPHSNNFCGSCNRVRVTAEGKLVLCLGHEGALDLKSLMRRHPGDSERLRNALVNALQLKPEKHHFRTDEQVQVVRFMSMTGG; this is encoded by the coding sequence ATGCCCGATTCCCAGTTGGTCGACCCATTCGGCCGGCGCATCATCTACCTGAGATTGTCGGTAACCGATCGCTGCGATTTCCGCTGCACCTACTGCATGAGCGAAGACATGGTTTTCGCGCCGCGTGCGCAGATTCTTACCCTCGAAGAGCTCTATGCCGTAGCCGATGCGTTCATCAGCCTCGGCGTCAAACGCATTCGTGTGACAGGTGGTGAGCCGCTGGTACGCAAGGGTCTGACCGGCTTGCTGGAGCGTTTGGGTGCGCGCAAAGAACTGGAAGACCTGGCCATTACCACCAACGGCTCGCAGCTGCCGAGCCTGGCGCCGGCGCTGCATGCCGCTGGCGTGAAGCGTCTCAACATCAGCCTCGATTCACTCAAGCGCGATCGCTTTGCCGAACTGACCCGTCGCGACCGGTTGGATCAGGTCCTCGAAGGCATCGAGGCTGCGCGTAGTGCGGGCTTCAAGCGGATCAAGCTCAATAGCGTGGTGCAGAAGGGTCGCAACGACGACGAGATCCTCGATCTGGTGGATTTCGCCATCGAGCGCGGCCTGGATATCAGCTTCATTGAAGAGATGCCGCTAGGTAGCGTGTCCAGTCATCAGCGCCAGATCACCTTCTGCTCAAGCGACGAAGTGCGCGAACGGATCGAGGCGCGGCACACGCTGGTACGCAGCAGCCATGCTACTGGCGGCCCGTCGCGTTACTGGCAAGTGGCAGGCAGCGAAACGCAGATCGGCTTTATCTCGCCGCATAGCAATAATTTCTGCGGCAGCTGCAACCGTGTGCGCGTGACTGCCGAGGGTAAGCTGGTGCTCTGCCTGGGGCATGAGGGTGCATTGGACCTGAAAAGCCTGATGCGGCGTCATCCGGGCGACAGTGAGCGCCTGCGCAATGCTCTGGTGAATGCGCTGCAGCTCAAGCCGGAAAAACATCATTTCCGCACCGACGAACAGGTGCAGGTGGTGCGTTTCATGAGCATGACCGGCGGTTAG
- a CDS encoding ion transporter, with product MDNDSLKTMSWRERLYVIIFFTNTPAGKRFDTWLLVIILASLVVVMFDSIASFNERHGELLTNLEWAFTAIFAVEYLVRIYTHPEPRKYIFSFYGAVDLLSVLPAFIALLFPDAQYLLVVRIVRMLRIFRVLKLTPYLSQANFLLVALQGSRQKIIVFLLSVTTLIIVYGTLMYVIEGPSNGFTSIPMSIYWAVVTLTTVGFGDIVPHTPLGKALATVVMITGYSIIAVPTGIFTAELANAMRQDSLRHACPTCDKLTHEPNAAFCSRCGTQLFERPDRGAPT from the coding sequence ATGGATAACGATTCCCTGAAGACGATGAGCTGGCGCGAACGGCTATACGTCATCATCTTTTTCACCAATACCCCGGCCGGCAAGCGCTTCGATACCTGGCTGCTGGTCATCATCCTGGCCAGTCTGGTGGTGGTGATGTTCGACAGCATCGCCTCGTTCAATGAGCGCCACGGCGAGCTGCTGACCAATCTGGAGTGGGCCTTCACGGCGATCTTCGCCGTGGAATATCTGGTGCGCATCTACACGCACCCCGAGCCGCGCAAGTACATCTTCAGCTTCTACGGGGCGGTCGATCTTCTGTCGGTGCTGCCGGCTTTCATTGCCCTGCTGTTTCCGGATGCGCAGTACCTGCTGGTGGTGCGCATCGTCCGCATGCTGCGGATATTCCGTGTACTCAAGCTCACGCCCTACCTGAGCCAGGCGAATTTCCTGCTGGTGGCGCTGCAGGGCAGCCGACAGAAGATCATCGTCTTCCTGCTCAGCGTTACCACGCTGATCATCGTCTACGGCACGCTTATGTACGTGATCGAGGGGCCCTCCAACGGCTTCACCAGCATCCCGATGAGCATCTACTGGGCGGTGGTCACGCTGACTACGGTCGGCTTCGGCGACATCGTCCCGCACACGCCGCTGGGCAAGGCGCTGGCGACAGTGGTGATGATCACCGGTTATTCGATCATCGCCGTGCCGACCGGCATTTTTACCGCCGAGCTGGCCAACGCCATGCGCCAGGATAGCCTGCGCCACGCCTGCCCGACTTGCGACAAGCTCACCCACGAGCCGAACGCCGCATTCTGTAGCCGTTGCGGCACGCAGCTGTTCGAGCGCCCTGACCGCGGCGCACCGACCTGA
- a CDS encoding CopD family protein, which translates to MPLLKLLHFAALLCWCGSLLYLPAMIAAGTKRSDQLFYRDHAHLTRMVFTLISTPAALIAIGSGTALFLRDGTLAGWLIMKVTMVTGMALCHALCGVLVLRIEREPERGVTYQCMALGVLVPVLIALTLWLVLAKPF; encoded by the coding sequence ATGCCCTTGCTCAAACTGCTGCACTTTGCCGCCCTGCTCTGCTGGTGCGGCTCGCTGCTCTATCTGCCGGCAATGATCGCCGCGGGCACCAAGCGCAGCGATCAACTCTTCTACCGCGACCATGCCCACCTCACCCGCATGGTGTTCACCCTGATCAGCACGCCCGCTGCGCTGATCGCCATCGGCTCCGGTACAGCACTGTTCCTGCGCGACGGCACCCTGGCCGGCTGGCTGATCATGAAGGTGACGATGGTGACCGGCATGGCGCTCTGTCATGCGCTGTGCGGCGTTCTGGTCCTGCGCATCGAACGCGAGCCGGAGCGTGGCGTCACATACCAGTGCATGGCCCTGGGTGTGCTGGTCCCCGTGTTGATCGCCCTGACCCTCTGGCTGGTGCTTGCCAAACCCTTCTGA
- a CDS encoding DUF2231 domain-containing protein, translating into MATERESINSNAAIAGHPLHPMMIHFPVAALIGLVPADLAYFWTLDEFWWRAGLWLSGVGAIGGWIASIAGVIDLLSVQQIRRKITAWCHAILAVMMLSLASLNWLLRYQGMDRGDGDAMWGLYLSLLTAVLISLAAFLGGRLVYEHAVGVDIDGQQAP; encoded by the coding sequence ATGGCCACAGAACGCGAGTCGATCAACAGTAACGCCGCCATTGCCGGCCACCCGCTGCACCCGATGATGATCCATTTCCCCGTTGCTGCGCTGATTGGCCTGGTGCCTGCCGATCTCGCCTATTTCTGGACGCTCGATGAATTCTGGTGGCGGGCCGGCCTCTGGCTTTCCGGCGTGGGCGCCATTGGCGGCTGGATCGCAAGCATCGCCGGCGTGATCGATCTGCTTTCGGTGCAGCAGATCCGTCGCAAGATCACCGCCTGGTGCCACGCAATTCTCGCCGTGATGATGCTCTCGCTCGCTTCGCTGAACTGGCTGTTGCGCTACCAGGGTATGGATCGTGGCGACGGCGACGCCATGTGGGGACTCTATCTTTCGCTGCTGACTGCCGTGCTGATCTCGCTGGCGGCTTTTCTCGGCGGGCGGCTGGTTTACGAACATGCCGTCGGCGTGGATATCGACGGTCAGCAGGCGCCCTGA
- the coxB gene encoding cytochrome c oxidase subunit II: MARDVANVWWAMFGFSVVVLVVVSALWIYAMLRQPRTHTAEEAKRINRHWIIGGGLILPTVSIIALLAFGIPTGRGMLPLPVEGEQPLRIQVIGHQWWWEVRYPESGVVTANQFILPVDRPVDVEVTSADVIHSFWVPRLGGKLDMVPGRTNTLRLQASQTGVFRGQCSEFCGSQHAHMILHVEALETDAFASWIEARAGREHQPPSGAAGQVFDERCGQCHRVAGVSDGNRAPDLSDLATRPTLGAGVIANDAEGLRRWLSDHQSLKHGIAMPRHDDIPEQTLGQLADWLETLAP, translated from the coding sequence ATGGCCCGCGACGTGGCCAATGTCTGGTGGGCGATGTTCGGCTTTTCCGTCGTGGTGCTGGTGGTGGTGAGCGCGCTGTGGATCTACGCCATGCTGCGGCAGCCGAGAACGCATACCGCTGAAGAGGCCAAGCGGATCAATCGACACTGGATCATCGGCGGCGGCCTGATCCTGCCTACCGTCAGCATCATTGCGTTGCTGGCGTTCGGCATTCCCACCGGGCGCGGCATGCTGCCGCTGCCAGTCGAGGGCGAGCAACCGTTACGCATCCAGGTCATCGGTCATCAATGGTGGTGGGAGGTGCGCTATCCGGAAAGTGGCGTGGTGACGGCCAACCAGTTCATCCTGCCGGTCGATCGCCCCGTGGACGTCGAGGTGACCAGCGCCGACGTGATCCACTCGTTCTGGGTGCCACGCCTGGGTGGCAAGCTGGACATGGTGCCGGGCCGGACCAATACCCTGCGCCTGCAGGCCTCGCAGACCGGCGTGTTTCGTGGGCAATGCTCGGAGTTCTGCGGCAGCCAGCATGCCCACATGATCCTGCACGTCGAGGCACTCGAAACCGACGCATTCGCCAGCTGGATCGAAGCCCGCGCCGGGCGAGAACACCAGCCGCCCAGCGGCGCCGCCGGCCAGGTGTTCGACGAGCGCTGCGGGCAGTGCCACCGCGTCGCCGGTGTCAGTGACGGCAACCGCGCCCCGGATCTCAGCGACCTGGCGACCCGCCCGACGCTGGGCGCCGGGGTGATCGCCAACGACGCCGAAGGCCTGCGCCGCTGGCTCAGCGATCACCAGAGCCTCAAGCACGGCATCGCCATGCCACGTCACGACGACATCCCCGAACAAACCCTCGGCCAGCTTGCCGACTGGCTGGAGACCCTCGCGCCATGA
- the ctaD gene encoding cytochrome c oxidase subunit I, whose amino-acid sequence MTPTRNNGAATDLDQLHDQFDEVWGNPRGWRALTIVNHTSIGLRFLVTGAFFFLVGGLLAMLIRTQLALPGYELMEPDVYNQVFTMHGTVMMFLFAVPMMEGLAVYLIPKMIGARDLVFPRLSALGYYCYLFGGLILLSSIFLDVAPKAGWFMYTPLSSSAHTPGVNSDFWLLGITFVEISAVSAGVELVVSILRTRTNGMALHKMPLYAWYILVMAMMIVVGFPPLILGSILLELERAAGMPFFDVARGGDPVLWQHLFWLFGHPEVYIIFLPGAGIVSTLIPVFCQRPLVGYRWVVLGVLTTGFISFGLWVHHMFTVGIPQLATAFFSAASMLVAIPTGVQIFAWLATLWLGKPVYKVPMLWLVGFLIVFVAGGLTGVMLALVPFDWQVHDTHFVVAHMHYVLVGGMVFPLMAGLYYWLPHFSGRMPSAKLGRWGFWLFFIGFNVTFLIMHWTGLIGMPRRVYTYDTGLGWDMPNLVSSIGSFIMAVGVATILLDIILHFRFGIPAPKNPWKADTLEWATSLPPSAYNFVSLPDVTDRHPLWKDPDLPDSIARGEHALTVIDHGRRETWGSDPLTGKVREIIHLPGNSWLPFIASVFLAALCLSLLNKAYILAIIATVATLIVLLRWSWENGAHPAAAPDAHTQPGEPPLHSRTFDGPGLWGMGVTLLANGALYLSLLFGWFYLWTVSPQWQVPDSGLNGWLMLASALLLSAGTLWLHRLIKRLRAGIHHGLMGQLALIALVALLQSAMLLWLMLSAGLAPTETAHDAVIFVMLAYNLIHCTLAAVLTGLQAWRVAIGYVGDKAPYEPVVVEQLWYYNLGVLWVSYAAIVLFPATWGGA is encoded by the coding sequence ATGACCCCGACCCGAAACAATGGCGCCGCTACCGACCTCGACCAGCTCCACGATCAGTTCGACGAGGTGTGGGGCAATCCGCGCGGTTGGCGCGCGCTGACCATCGTCAACCACACCAGCATCGGCCTGCGCTTTCTGGTCACCGGTGCCTTCTTCTTCCTGGTTGGCGGCCTGCTGGCCATGCTCATCCGCACCCAGCTCGCTCTGCCCGGCTACGAGCTGATGGAGCCGGACGTCTACAACCAGGTCTTCACCATGCATGGCACGGTGATGATGTTTCTCTTCGCCGTACCGATGATGGAGGGGCTGGCGGTCTACCTGATCCCGAAGATGATCGGCGCCCGCGACTTGGTATTTCCGCGGCTTTCCGCCCTCGGCTATTACTGCTACCTGTTCGGCGGGCTGATCCTGCTATCGAGCATCTTTCTCGATGTCGCGCCCAAGGCCGGCTGGTTCATGTACACGCCACTGTCCAGCTCGGCACATACGCCGGGCGTGAATTCGGACTTCTGGCTGCTGGGCATCACCTTTGTCGAGATTTCCGCGGTATCGGCCGGCGTCGAGCTGGTGGTGTCGATCCTGCGCACCCGCACCAACGGCATGGCGCTACATAAAATGCCGCTGTACGCCTGGTACATCCTGGTGATGGCGATGATGATCGTGGTCGGCTTCCCGCCGCTGATCCTCGGCTCGATCCTGCTTGAACTGGAGCGCGCGGCGGGCATGCCGTTCTTCGATGTCGCCCGCGGCGGCGACCCGGTGCTCTGGCAGCACCTGTTCTGGCTGTTCGGCCATCCCGAGGTGTACATCATCTTCCTGCCCGGCGCTGGAATCGTCTCCACGCTGATTCCAGTGTTCTGCCAGCGCCCGCTGGTGGGCTATCGCTGGGTGGTGCTGGGCGTTCTGACTACCGGCTTCATCAGCTTCGGCCTGTGGGTGCACCACATGTTCACGGTCGGCATTCCACAGCTGGCTACGGCCTTCTTCTCAGCGGCGAGCATGCTGGTGGCAATTCCCACCGGGGTGCAGATCTTCGCCTGGCTGGCGACACTCTGGCTCGGCAAGCCGGTGTACAAGGTGCCGATGCTCTGGCTGGTGGGCTTTCTCATCGTTTTCGTCGCCGGTGGGCTGACCGGCGTGATGCTGGCGCTGGTGCCGTTCGACTGGCAGGTGCACGACACGCATTTCGTCGTCGCACATATGCATTACGTGCTGGTGGGCGGCATGGTCTTCCCGCTGATGGCCGGGCTCTATTACTGGCTGCCGCATTTCTCCGGGCGCATGCCCTCGGCGAAGCTTGGGCGCTGGGGCTTCTGGCTGTTCTTCATCGGTTTCAACGTGACGTTCCTGATCATGCACTGGACCGGCCTGATCGGCATGCCCCGGCGTGTTTACACCTACGACACCGGCCTCGGTTGGGACATGCCCAATCTGGTGTCGTCGATCGGCAGCTTCATCATGGCCGTGGGTGTCGCCACCATCCTGCTGGATATCATCCTGCACTTCCGCTTCGGCATCCCGGCGCCGAAGAACCCGTGGAAGGCCGATACGCTGGAGTGGGCTACCAGCCTGCCGCCCAGCGCCTACAACTTCGTCAGTCTGCCCGACGTGACCGATCGCCACCCGTTGTGGAAAGACCCGGACCTGCCAGACAGCATCGCCCGCGGCGAACATGCGCTGACGGTAATCGACCACGGTCGGCGGGAGACCTGGGGCAGCGATCCACTGACGGGCAAGGTCCGCGAGATCATTCATCTGCCCGGCAACAGCTGGCTGCCGTTCATTGCCTCCGTGTTCCTTGCCGCGCTCTGCCTGAGTCTGCTGAACAAGGCGTACATCCTCGCCATCATTGCTACCGTGGCGACCCTGATCGTGCTGCTGCGCTGGTCCTGGGAAAACGGTGCTCATCCCGCTGCCGCGCCAGACGCTCATACCCAGCCAGGCGAGCCCCCCCTTCACTCGCGCACCTTCGACGGACCGGGCCTGTGGGGCATGGGCGTAACGCTGCTGGCCAACGGCGCGCTGTATCTGTCGCTGCTGTTCGGCTGGTTCTATCTGTGGACCGTTTCGCCGCAATGGCAGGTGCCGGACAGCGGGCTGAATGGCTGGCTGATGCTGGCCAGCGCGTTGTTGCTGAGTGCAGGCACGCTCTGGTTGCACCGGCTGATCAAGCGTCTGCGCGCTGGCATACATCACGGCTTGATGGGGCAACTCGCCCTGATCGCGCTCGTGGCATTGCTGCAGTCGGCCATGCTGCTCTGGCTGATGCTATCGGCCGGGCTGGCACCGACCGAAACGGCCCACGATGCAGTGATCTTCGTGATGCTGGCGTACAACCTGATTCATTGCACGCTGGCAGCCGTGCTGACCGGTCTGCAAGCGTGGCGGGTAGCCATCGGTTACGTAGGCGACAAGGCGCCGTACGAGCCTGTGGTGGTCGAGCAGCTCTGGTACTACAACCTTGGCGTGCTCTGGGTCAGCTATGCCGCCATCGTGCTGTTTCCCGCGACATGGGGAGGTGCCTGA
- a CDS encoding cytochrome c oxidase assembly protein: MPVTRLPLRRAIAITLAAIVLPAPAHAHGLFDAHLLDRAPLLLTAVVVAAAWLLYVLGARKVPPRRSEALCFHGAMLLVVFSVFGPIDDWAETSTSWHMTQHMLFIIVIAPLWALARPLPQWRGITGRFAQPLWTGIMRAGRYPTLLALLHGAIIWIWHTPKLYVLALDNLWWHAFEHACFLFTGWLFWWSVLRANPKQTPQALMAVLLTLMHTGLLGALLTFGSVSFYGEGRSVEDQQLAGLIMWVPGGLIYLIGGGWIAWRWLTRMWRRQQTGAAQEELG; the protein is encoded by the coding sequence ATGCCTGTGACCCGACTTCCGCTGCGCCGGGCTATCGCTATAACGCTGGCGGCGATCGTCCTGCCCGCGCCGGCCCATGCTCATGGCCTGTTCGATGCCCACCTACTGGACCGCGCGCCTTTGCTGCTCACAGCAGTCGTGGTCGCGGCAGCCTGGCTGCTCTATGTGCTGGGCGCCCGCAAGGTGCCGCCGCGGCGCAGCGAAGCCCTCTGTTTTCACGGCGCCATGCTGCTGGTTGTGTTTTCCGTGTTCGGCCCCATCGACGACTGGGCGGAAACCAGCACCAGCTGGCACATGACGCAGCACATGCTGTTCATCATCGTGATCGCCCCGCTATGGGCGCTGGCGCGACCTTTGCCGCAATGGCGCGGCATCACCGGCCGCTTTGCCCAACCGCTGTGGACCGGCATTATGCGCGCCGGACGCTATCCGACGCTGTTGGCGCTGCTGCATGGCGCGATCATCTGGATCTGGCACACGCCGAAGCTCTATGTGCTGGCGCTGGACAATCTCTGGTGGCATGCCTTCGAGCATGCGTGCTTTCTGTTTACCGGCTGGCTGTTCTGGTGGTCGGTACTGCGCGCGAATCCAAAGCAGACGCCGCAGGCGCTGATGGCCGTATTGCTGACGCTGATGCATACCGGCCTGCTGGGCGCCCTGCTCACCTTCGGTAGCGTTTCGTTCTACGGCGAAGGTCGATCGGTAGAGGACCAGCAACTCGCCGGACTGATCATGTGGGTGCCGGGCGGGTTGATCTATCTGATCGGTGGCGGCTGGATCGCCTGGCGCTGGCTGACCCGAATGTGGCGTCGCCAGCAAACGGGTGCTGCCCAGGAGGAGCTGGGCTGA
- the tusA gene encoding sulfurtransferase TusA produces MTQSAEMTVDAVLDASGLNCPEPVMMLHNKVRDLAGGALLKVIATDPSTQRDIPKFCIFLGHDLVEQQEAAGTYLYWIRKKSE; encoded by the coding sequence ATGACCCAATCAGCTGAAATGACCGTCGATGCCGTACTCGATGCCAGCGGCCTGAACTGTCCCGAGCCGGTGATGATGCTGCACAACAAGGTGCGCGATCTGGCCGGTGGCGCCTTGCTCAAGGTGATCGCCACCGATCCCTCGACTCAGCGCGATATCCCCAAGTTCTGCATTTTCCTTGGCCACGACCTGGTCGAGCAGCAGGAAGCGGCGGGCACCTATCTTTACTGGATTCGCAAGAAAAGCGAGTGA
- the rlmM gene encoding 23S rRNA (cytidine(2498)-2'-O)-methyltransferase RlmM, with protein sequence MNTLLLHCRPGFEGEVCSEISEHAAMLDVSGYAKARPESACAEFVCSENGGAERLMRKLRFAELIFPRQWARGEYLQLPETDRISVLLAYLASYPVCSSLWLEVLDTNDGKELSNFCRKFEAPLRKALTKAGRLDEQGNGPRLLLTFKSGREVFAGIAEANNSALWPMGIPRLKFPRQAPSRSTLKLEEAWHHFIPRDQWDTRLAAGMTGVDLGAAPGGWTWQLVNRHIKVSAVDNGPMDADLMDSGLVEHFRADGFTFRPKRPVNWMVCDIVEKPARNAALLETWIGEGLCREAVVNLKLPMKQRYAEVKRLLERIADGLAARGVKASIGCKQLYHDREEVTCHLRRL encoded by the coding sequence ATGAACACATTGCTGCTGCATTGCCGGCCCGGCTTCGAGGGCGAAGTCTGCTCGGAAATCAGCGAACACGCCGCCATGCTCGACGTCAGCGGCTACGCCAAGGCGCGGCCGGAGAGCGCCTGTGCCGAGTTCGTCTGCAGCGAAAACGGGGGCGCCGAGCGGTTGATGCGCAAGTTGCGTTTTGCCGAGCTGATCTTTCCCCGGCAATGGGCGCGCGGCGAATATCTGCAACTTCCTGAAACGGATCGCATCAGCGTTCTGCTGGCGTATCTGGCCAGCTACCCGGTTTGCAGCAGCCTGTGGTTGGAAGTGCTGGACACCAATGACGGCAAGGAGCTATCCAATTTCTGCCGCAAGTTCGAGGCGCCGCTGCGCAAAGCGCTGACCAAGGCCGGCCGCCTCGACGAGCAGGGCAACGGCCCGCGACTGCTGCTGACCTTCAAGAGCGGCCGCGAGGTTTTTGCCGGAATCGCCGAAGCGAACAACAGTGCGCTGTGGCCGATGGGCATCCCGCGCCTGAAGTTTCCACGGCAGGCGCCGAGCCGTTCCACGCTCAAGCTGGAGGAGGCCTGGCACCACTTCATCCCGCGCGACCAGTGGGACACGCGACTGGCGGCGGGCATGACCGGCGTCGATCTCGGCGCAGCGCCGGGCGGCTGGACCTGGCAGCTGGTAAATCGGCACATCAAGGTCAGTGCAGTGGACAACGGACCGATGGACGCCGATCTGATGGATTCCGGGCTGGTCGAGCATTTTCGCGCTGACGGTTTCACCTTTCGCCCGAAGAGGCCGGTGAACTGGATGGTCTGCGATATCGTCGAAAAGCCGGCGCGCAATGCCGCCTTGCTGGAAACCTGGATCGGCGAAGGGCTGTGCCGCGAAGCGGTGGTCAACCTCAAGCTGCCGATGAAGCAGCGTTATGCCGAGGTGAAACGCCTGCTCGAGCGCATCGCCGACGGGCTGGCGGCGCGCGGCGTCAAGGCCAGTATCGGTTGCAAGCAGCTGTATCACGATCGTGAAGAGGTGACCTGTCATCTGCGTCGCCTCTGA